One window from the genome of Dasypus novemcinctus isolate mDasNov1 chromosome 26, mDasNov1.1.hap2, whole genome shotgun sequence encodes:
- the ARF4 gene encoding ADP-ribosylation factor 4, with product MGLTISSLFSRLFGKKQMRILMVGLDAAGKTTILYKLKLGEIVTTIPTIGFNVETVEYKNICFTVWDVGGQDKIRPLWRHYFQNTQGLIFVVDSNDRERIQEGAEELQKMLQEDELRDAVLLLFANKQDLPNAMAISEMTDKLGLQSLRNRTWYVQATCATQGTGLYEGLDWLSNELSKR from the exons ATGGGCCTCACcatctcctctctcttctcccgCCTTTTCGGCAAGAAGCAGATGCGTATTTTGATGG TCGGATTGGATGCTGCTGGCAAGACAACCATTCTGTATAAACTGAAGTTAGGGGAGATAGTCACCACCATTCCTACCATTG gttttaATGTGGAAACAGTAGAATATAAGAACATCTGTTTCACAGTATGGGATGTTGGTGGTCAAGATAAAATTAGGCCTCTCTGGAGGCATTACTTCCAAAACACCCAG GGTCTTATTTTTGTGGTAGATAGCAATGATCGTGAAAGAATTcaagaaggagcagaagagctgCAGAAAATG cttcaGGAAGATGAGTTGCGAGATGCAGTGCTGCTGCTGTTTGCAAACAAACAGGATTTGCCAAATGCTATGGCTATCAGTGAAATGACAGATAAATTAGGTCTTCAGTCCCTTCGTAACAGAACA TGGTATGTTCAAGCCACTTGTGCTACACAAGGAACTGGTCTGTATGAGGGACTTGACTGGCTGTCAAACGAGCTTTCAAAACGTTAA